Proteins co-encoded in one Dehalogenimonas sp. WBC-2 genomic window:
- the tolA gene encoding TolA — MDERSIEERIRKETERLAAERKRRTAKEAGETERRADAERLAAEARVTEEQRQKEAAAVEKTRLAEVLKTEVRIATAEDKAATVLSEKEQKRLAQQQAKDSEAARRRAETEAREQQRQAEHEARLKAESEKQAQKKADVQARLEKQEREKQARLAAEAENGAQKEAEQQAKIEKQKQEQSTREQAEAEKLVQKEAEIQARLEKQKQEQEAKEKIQAEKQAQKEAEQQAKIEKQRQEQADRDQAEAEKLVQKEAEIQARLEKQKQEQEAKEKIQAEKQAQKEAEQQTKIEKQKQEQAAREQAEAEKRARKESGGSPKPLPLAEPSPSVSSTSGPASNPVRLTPAGITPTLEAHEFDPGDYTLRLSGFSTASITLYKESLQQNDGLKLVMVSGGGGGIDLKLKVERPLRLPDLVSGLTNITNVDYKGNLITVNGKKG, encoded by the coding sequence GTGGACGAGCGCAGTATTGAGGAACGTATCAGGAAAGAAACCGAACGGCTGGCCGCCGAACGGAAACGGCGCACGGCCAAAGAGGCTGGGGAAACTGAACGCCGGGCTGATGCCGAACGGTTGGCCGCTGAAGCACGAGTAACTGAAGAACAACGCCAAAAAGAGGCTGCCGCAGTAGAAAAAACCCGGCTGGCCGAAGTATTAAAAACCGAAGTACGCATCGCTACCGCTGAAGATAAAGCTGCCACGGTATTATCAGAAAAAGAACAAAAACGGCTGGCACAGCAGCAGGCAAAAGACAGCGAAGCAGCCCGCCGTCGCGCCGAAACTGAAGCTAGAGAGCAACAGCGACAGGCTGAACATGAAGCCAGACTCAAAGCTGAATCAGAAAAACAGGCGCAAAAAAAGGCTGACGTCCAGGCTCGATTAGAAAAACAAGAGCGTGAAAAACAGGCCAGGCTGGCCGCCGAAGCGGAAAATGGTGCCCAGAAAGAAGCTGAGCAACAGGCTAAAATAGAAAAACAAAAGCAGGAGCAGTCTACTAGGGAGCAGGCCGAAGCCGAAAAACTCGTACAGAAAGAGGCTGAGATCCAGGCTCGATTAGAAAAACAAAAACAGGAACAGGAAGCTAAAGAGAAAATCCAGGCTGAAAAACAGGCGCAAAAGGAAGCTGAACAACAGGCCAAAATAGAAAAACAAAGGCAAGAACAAGCCGACAGGGATCAGGCCGAAGCCGAAAAACTCGTACAGAAAGAGGCTGAGATCCAGGCTCGATTAGAAAAACAAAAACAGGAACAAGAAGCTAAAGAGAAAATCCAAGCTGAAAAGCAGGCACAAAAGGAAGCCGAACAACAAACCAAGATAGAAAAACAAAAGCAAGAACAGGCTGCCAGGGAGCAGGCCGAAGCTGAAAAACGTGCTCGGAAAGAGTCTGGGGGAAGTCCCAAACCTTTGCCGCTGGCTGAGCCGTCACCATCCGTTTCTTCAACTTCCGGCCCTGCCTCCAACCCGGTTAGGCTAACTCCTGCTGGTATCACGCCCACGCTGGAAGCGCATGAGTTTGATCCCGGTGACTATACCCTGCGTTTATCTGGTTTCAGTACCGCTTCAATTACCCTATACAAAGAGTCACTGCAGCAGAACGATGGACTCAAACTGGTAATGGTATCCGGTGGTGGTGGCGGCATTGATCTCAAACTCAAAGTTGAACGGCCGCTACGCCTGCCTGATCTGGTATCTGGTTTAACCAATATTACTAATGTTGACTACAAGGGGAATCTAATAACCGTCAATGGTAAAAAAGGCTAA
- a CDS encoding NAD-dependent formate dehydrogenase alpha subunit (NAD-dependent formate dehydrogenase alpha subunit @ selenocysteine-containing): MAGLATTFGSGAMTNSIDDLDNARCFLAIGTNTTEAHPVLAMKLRQTVRKGAKLIVINPMKVDLVREADLWLRPRSGTDVALLMGMMSVIVNEGMLDTDFINQRCENFADFKEKLKDYPLDLVGEITGVEPALIVEASLMYASNKPATILYAMGLCEHSHGTDNVIATANLAMLTGNIGKPGSGVNPLRGQNNVQGACDMGCLPDLFPGYQPVNDESARKKFESAWGATLTPAPGMKLTEMTPAAMQGEIKALYISGENPVLTDPDSAHVIEALNKLDFFVFQDIFLNETAQLADVVFPACCFAEKDGTFTNTERRVQRIRKAVEPPGICKPDWWIVAQIASRMGAEGFEYDDASQIMDELASLTPSYGGINYRRLDNGSLQWPCTSEDHPGTCILHSEIFSRGKGHFVPLQYRPPAEMPDQDYPLMLMTGRRLYHYHATMTRKVKGLNTLMSEELVQVNPRDAEMLNIVDGEMVRVSSRLAELKVRAKITDAVPIGVVAMSFHFAECPTNTLISANPQSLDPVTKTPAYKTCPVKITKNS, encoded by the coding sequence GTGGCCGGTCTGGCTACTACATTCGGCAGCGGGGCAATGACTAATAGTATTGACGACCTGGATAATGCACGGTGTTTTTTGGCTATCGGCACCAACACTACTGAAGCTCATCCGGTACTGGCTATGAAATTACGGCAAACCGTCCGGAAGGGTGCCAAACTCATCGTTATCAATCCAATGAAAGTTGATTTGGTTCGTGAGGCTGATTTGTGGTTGAGACCCCGCTCAGGCACTGATGTCGCCTTACTCATGGGGATGATGAGTGTTATCGTGAATGAAGGAATGCTGGATACTGATTTTATCAATCAACGTTGCGAAAATTTCGCTGACTTCAAAGAGAAACTCAAAGATTATCCGTTAGACCTTGTTGGGGAAATCACCGGTGTTGAACCGGCTTTAATCGTTGAAGCTTCACTCATGTATGCCAGTAATAAACCGGCTACGATTTTATATGCTATGGGACTTTGCGAGCACAGTCATGGCACGGATAACGTTATCGCTACGGCAAATTTAGCTATGCTGACGGGTAATATTGGTAAGCCCGGCTCTGGTGTTAACCCTTTACGCGGTCAGAATAATGTTCAGGGAGCTTGTGACATGGGCTGTTTGCCCGATCTGTTCCCAGGTTACCAGCCAGTTAATGATGAATCAGCGCGGAAAAAATTTGAGTCAGCCTGGGGAGCAACTCTAACTCCGGCCCCGGGGATGAAACTCACCGAAATGACACCTGCAGCCATGCAGGGCGAGATAAAAGCCCTTTACATCAGTGGAGAGAATCCGGTTCTGACTGACCCTGACAGCGCGCATGTGATCGAAGCTTTAAATAAGTTGGACTTTTTTGTGTTTCAGGATATCTTCTTGAACGAAACTGCACAACTTGCTGACGTCGTCTTCCCCGCTTGTTGTTTCGCCGAAAAAGACGGTACCTTCACCAATACAGAGAGACGGGTACAGCGAATCCGGAAAGCTGTGGAACCGCCGGGCATTTGTAAGCCTGATTGGTGGATAGTAGCTCAAATTGCTTCGAGAATGGGAGCAGAAGGCTTTGAATACGACGATGCCTCGCAAATTATGGATGAACTTGCCAGTCTCACTCCGAGCTATGGCGGCATAAATTATCGGCGCTTGGACAATGGCAGCTTGCAATGGCCGTGCACCAGTGAAGACCATCCCGGCACCTGTATTCTTCATTCCGAGATATTCTCGCGTGGGAAAGGTCATTTTGTTCCACTGCAATACCGGCCACCGGCTGAGATGCCTGATCAAGATTATCCTTTAATGCTAATGACAGGTCGCCGTCTGTATCACTACCACGCAACCATGACCCGAAAGGTCAAGGGATTGAATACTTTAATGAGCGAAGAGTTGGTTCAGGTTAATCCTCGGGACGCCGAAATGCTTAATATCGTTGACGGAGAAATGGTTCGAGTTAGTTCTCGTTTAGCCGAGCTAAAAGTGAGAGCTAAAATTACTGATGCGGTGCCGATTGGTGTGGTTGCCATGTCATTTCATTTTGCCGAATGTCCCACCAACACTCTTATTAGTGCTAACCCCCAAAGCCTCGACCCCGTTACTAAAACTCCAGCTTATAAAACCTGTCCTGTAAAAATAACGAAAAATAGTTAG
- a CDS encoding membrane protein, producing MQTNIVFAGIGEADGAIILATFIAQALKEWGIPSPGVTQGALIYAGFKMVTGSVDVALAIIGAAILAFLLSSMTLYTVSRKAGHHLTGRVQKLLRLKPKTITAVQDRLIGSSWWVILGGRFVPAMMAPMTFMAGVCKIPVRRFYLGTGLAMVIWAGFFTGMGLIFGEAAADLINVSILPIILILMFSSILVGGIIWLIRRRRSEVLDDVF from the coding sequence GTGCAGACTAACATTGTATTTGCGGGCATTGGCGAAGCCGATGGCGCAATTATCCTGGCTACATTCATTGCCCAGGCCCTCAAAGAATGGGGTATACCATCTCCCGGGGTCACTCAAGGGGCTCTGATATATGCCGGGTTTAAAATGGTTACCGGAAGTGTGGATGTTGCGCTGGCAATCATCGGCGCTGCAATTCTGGCTTTTCTCCTGAGTTCCATGACTCTGTATACTGTTAGCCGTAAGGCTGGGCACCATCTAACCGGTCGGGTACAAAAACTTCTGCGTTTGAAGCCCAAAACCATCACCGCTGTTCAAGACCGGTTAATTGGGTCTTCCTGGTGGGTGATTTTGGGAGGCCGTTTTGTGCCAGCGATGATGGCCCCTATGACATTTATGGCCGGGGTTTGCAAAATACCTGTACGAAGATTTTACCTGGGCACAGGCTTGGCCATGGTCATCTGGGCGGGATTTTTTACAGGAATGGGACTTATTTTTGGTGAGGCAGCAGCCGATCTTATTAACGTGTCTATATTGCCCATCATTCTTATATTGATGTTTAGCAGCATACTTGTTGGCGGTATTATCTGGTTAATAAGGCGCCGGAGATCGGAAGTACTTGACGATGTCTTCTGA
- the muts2 gene encoding recombination inhibitory protein MutS2, protein MASRHNRKLLRKKDNIPPPQNFGIAPELDLHALTVLEALPKLDEFLHSSFQRGYYRVRIIHGKGTGVLKMEVGRYLTDHPLVRSYRFADTWHGGSGVTEVDLSYR, encoded by the coding sequence ATGGCTAGCAGACATAACAGGAAGCTGTTAAGAAAAAAAGACAACATTCCCCCACCGCAAAACTTTGGAATAGCGCCGGAGTTGGATCTGCACGCCCTTACCGTCCTTGAAGCTCTGCCGAAATTGGATGAGTTCCTGCATTCAAGCTTTCAAAGGGGTTATTACCGGGTACGCATTATCCATGGCAAAGGAACCGGTGTGCTGAAAATGGAGGTCGGACGCTACCTGACGGATCACCCGTTAGTGCGGTCTTACCGTTTTGCCGATACCTGGCATGGGGGCAGCGGGGTCACTGAGGTTGATCTGAGTTATCGCTAA
- a CDS encoding deoxyuridine 5'-triphosphate nucleotidohydrolase, whose translation MTVLPSADLRRLIENTPPLLSDFLDIEQQIQPNGIDLTLREIFEYSGPGTIAIDNADRKLAPVNSLVFDQNSCIHLKEGLYLITYNEVVSLPKDIMALGRARSSLLRCGAAIHTAVWDAGYTGRSQSLLVVYNKEGITLEKNARLMQLVFFRLSEPTAGYCGIYQGENIGA comes from the coding sequence ATGACAGTCTTACCAAGCGCAGATTTACGGCGCCTTATTGAAAATACTCCGCCGCTTCTGTCTGATTTCCTCGATATTGAGCAACAGATCCAACCCAATGGCATTGACCTGACCCTCAGGGAAATATTTGAATATTCCGGCCCTGGTACAATTGCTATTGATAACGCAGACCGCAAACTTGCACCGGTTAACTCTCTGGTTTTCGATCAAAACAGCTGCATTCATCTCAAAGAAGGCCTTTATCTAATCACTTATAACGAGGTGGTAAGTCTACCCAAGGATATTATGGCGCTGGGGCGGGCGCGCTCAAGCCTGCTCCGCTGCGGGGCCGCCATCCACACTGCGGTATGGGATGCTGGCTACACGGGACGATCTCAGTCTCTACTCGTGGTTTACAACAAGGAAGGCATCACACTGGAAAAAAATGCCAGATTGATGCAGTTGGTTTTTTTCCGGCTTTCTGAACCGACGGCTGGCTACTGTGGTATTTATCAAGGGGAAAACATCGGGGCTTAG
- a CDS encoding DNA-binding protein excisionase family — translation MGQPSSRPAVTPMLTTSEVAVILNVHINTVRRWSNQGTLKSFQLGPRGDRRFRREDIDVFLASHQAGSNEAHAQDALHGDQL, via the coding sequence ATGGGGCAACCATCAAGCCGGCCAGCGGTAACACCGATGCTGACTACATCTGAAGTCGCTGTTATTCTGAATGTTCATATCAACACAGTCCGGCGCTGGAGTAATCAGGGGACGCTTAAGTCATTCCAACTTGGCCCCCGCGGCGACCGCCGCTTCCGGCGTGAAGATATTGACGTTTTCCTGGCCAGTCACCAAGCTGGAAGTAATGAAGCCCATGCCCAAGATGCGCTGCATGGAGACCAACTATGA
- a CDS encoding membrane protein: protein MPDESPQNEAEPQPDEHLKPAGSWIQRRLLPILSIVVVIAIVIGVLYVYRTNPDLAEKVKEYGYFGAFFISMLLNATVVLPAGNFLILAALGATLPSPTLVGLAAAIGAAIGEMTGYLAGYSGRAVVPQHHKWYLRIHHWLDRYGMWAIIGLSAAPLFFDVAGITAGVMRFSARKFFIACFLGRSVLYILLAWAGAMGWDKIINWLGS, encoded by the coding sequence ATGCCTGACGAATCACCCCAAAACGAAGCCGAACCTCAACCGGACGAACATCTAAAGCCCGCTGGTAGTTGGATACAAAGGCGGCTGCTGCCGATTCTTTCTATCGTTGTGGTTATCGCCATTGTGATTGGTGTTCTTTATGTCTATCGCACCAATCCTGATTTGGCTGAAAAAGTGAAGGAATACGGCTATTTTGGCGCTTTTTTTATCAGCATGCTTTTAAACGCCACCGTTGTATTGCCAGCGGGGAATTTTTTAATACTGGCAGCTCTGGGTGCCACACTACCGTCACCGACTCTGGTCGGTCTGGCTGCGGCCATCGGCGCAGCTATCGGTGAAATGACCGGCTATCTTGCTGGTTATTCAGGGCGGGCGGTGGTGCCGCAGCACCACAAATGGTATTTACGCATTCATCACTGGCTTGACCGCTACGGCATGTGGGCAATTATCGGGCTTTCCGCTGCGCCCCTATTCTTTGACGTAGCCGGCATTACCGCCGGTGTCATGCGTTTTTCCGCCAGAAAATTTTTTATTGCCTGTTTTCTTGGCCGCAGCGTATTGTACATTCTCTTGGCCTGGGCAGGTGCGATGGGTTGGGATAAAATTATAAACTGGCTGGGGTCTTAA
- a CDS encoding metal transporting ATPase (Lead, cadmium, zinc and mercury transporting ATPase; Copper-translocating P-type ATPase), with translation MADNKTMITLLVSGMSCPSCVRHVEVALSKVPGVEKAVVDLAAGKARVSYNSFIAKPDELIKAVEQAGYAASTEAAD, from the coding sequence ATGGCTGACAATAAGACGATGATTACCCTTTTAGTGAGTGGCATGAGTTGTCCTTCCTGTGTACGGCACGTCGAAGTGGCGTTGAGTAAAGTACCCGGTGTTGAAAAGGCTGTGGTCGACCTGGCGGCGGGCAAGGCCAGGGTTAGTTATAACTCCTTTATCGCCAAGCCTGATGAATTGATCAAGGCAGTTGAGCAAGCCGGTTATGCCGCCTCGACTGAGGCCGCCGATTAG
- a CDS encoding Tagatose 16-diphosphate aldolase, with protein MDAYLTPGKLRGLQQIADESGCFCMCAMDHRGSLEKTLCSGDDCYQPMVDFKIDLCTALASYASAVLLDPLYGAAQAVGQGVLPRNTGLLVSVEATGYDGGKTARLTTVLEGWGVEKIKRMGASAVKMLVYFRPDSVATARAQLDTVEKTALECLKFDIPFLVEPVSYALDGETAADYGRRKTDIVVATAEMMTALPIDVLKAEFPADMSLKSDENDLLEACRALDSASAKPWVILSAGADFPVFYRQVELACRAGASGFLGGRAIWQETTTMINREERRRFLETTAIKRLLELKDVVRRLGHPWYQKYGLEPNCLGDVRDGWYKSY; from the coding sequence ATGGATGCTTATTTAACACCAGGCAAGCTCCGGGGGTTACAGCAGATCGCTGATGAAAGCGGCTGTTTTTGCATGTGCGCCATGGACCATCGGGGTTCGCTGGAAAAGACATTGTGCTCCGGAGATGATTGTTACCAACCGATGGTCGACTTTAAAATTGACCTGTGTACTGCATTGGCATCTTATGCCAGCGCAGTGCTTTTAGACCCACTCTACGGGGCGGCGCAGGCGGTGGGGCAGGGGGTGCTGCCCAGGAATACTGGGCTGTTGGTTAGTGTTGAGGCCACCGGCTATGACGGTGGCAAGACGGCACGCTTAACCACGGTGCTGGAGGGGTGGGGTGTCGAAAAGATCAAACGAATGGGAGCTTCGGCAGTAAAAATGCTGGTTTATTTCCGGCCGGACTCCGTGGCAACCGCCCGGGCGCAACTGGATACTGTCGAAAAGACGGCGCTTGAATGCCTGAAATTTGATATACCTTTCCTGGTGGAACCGGTGAGTTATGCCCTGGATGGTGAAACAGCGGCGGATTACGGCCGCCGGAAAACCGATATTGTGGTAGCAACAGCAGAGATGATGACCGCCTTGCCCATTGATGTCCTCAAGGCGGAATTTCCGGCTGATATGTCGCTGAAGAGCGATGAAAATGACTTACTTGAGGCCTGCCGAGCGCTTGACTCTGCCAGCGCCAAACCCTGGGTTATATTGTCGGCCGGTGCTGATTTTCCCGTATTCTACCGCCAGGTGGAACTGGCTTGCCGCGCCGGAGCATCAGGCTTTTTAGGTGGCCGGGCTATCTGGCAGGAAACGACGACCATGATCAATCGCGAAGAACGCCGGCGGTTTTTAGAAACAACAGCCATTAAGCGGTTGCTGGAACTCAAGGATGTGGTCAGGCGATTAGGACACCCGTGGTATCAAAAATACGGCTTGGAACCAAACTGTCTTGGAGATGTCCGGGATGGTTGGTACAAAAGCTATTAA
- a CDS encoding DNA-binding response regulator LuxR family, whose amino-acid sequence MNKTKVMICDEQPFFRSGVAHALAGSPEYEVMECDPSQNPLEKIESALPEIVLLGSDLTTQNSLELGRKIVRLFPNTRVIILSPDPNDTELFEVIRTAAVACLKKSSTPAELLETIKRAARGEYPINDSLLSRPVIAQHVLRNFQELGEVDAGLDVVTPLTQRERQILMRVTEGLTNKQIAAELKISEQTIKNHISAILRKLNANDRAHAAVLAIRRGYIPLGRDAGTEGNN is encoded by the coding sequence ATGAATAAAACCAAGGTTATGATCTGTGATGAGCAACCGTTTTTCCGTTCCGGAGTAGCTCATGCCTTGGCTGGTAGTCCCGAATATGAAGTGATGGAATGCGATCCATCTCAAAATCCTCTGGAGAAAATAGAATCTGCTCTGCCGGAAATCGTCCTGCTGGGTTCAGATTTGACCACTCAGAATAGTCTGGAACTGGGGCGTAAGATCGTTCGCCTCTTCCCCAATACCCGGGTTATTATTCTATCTCCCGATCCTAATGACACCGAACTATTTGAAGTCATCCGCACCGCCGCGGTAGCCTGTCTCAAAAAGAGTTCCACACCAGCTGAATTGCTGGAAACTATCAAGCGCGCCGCCCGCGGCGAGTATCCTATTAACGACAGCCTGTTGAGTCGGCCCGTTATCGCTCAGCATGTCCTGAGAAATTTCCAGGAGTTGGGAGAGGTAGACGCCGGACTGGATGTTGTTACCCCTCTGACTCAACGTGAGCGCCAGATTTTAATGCGTGTTACCGAAGGTCTGACCAATAAACAGATTGCCGCGGAACTAAAAATAAGCGAACAAACTATAAAAAATCACATTTCGGCTATTCTACGCAAACTGAACGCTAATGACCGCGCTCATGCTGCCGTGCTGGCTATCCGCCGCGGTTACATCCCTTTAGGCCGGGATGCAGGGACAGAAGGAAACAATTGA
- a CDS encoding major facilitator superfamily, which translates to MKRPKIIGFGISQYVKITVLGLGFTALSQSMHGIILPLRILDFVGETEKNTALGAITFTGLIIAMLAQPVAGALSDATTTHWGRRKPYVMGGGIALIFLLPGIGLANGLPVLFVIYCLMQLASNTAQGPYQGYLPELVPLSHRGRASSLKSLMEIFGGAIGVLLIGRLMSDYSATNNEGLWLAISVLFLIIGLVLVYIWFNLKEPIVTSALPCFKNPLASYRFNLHETPGFGWFLASRLLVFMAGATIQQFALYYLRDVLGVVNPAGATAAFLIVAVAGMGLAVFPAGFLADRYGKAKLSLAAALLGAVGISVILVWPSVTALYFAAAVSGYALGTFGVTNWALATDLVIKGQEARYLAIANMATAGGAALARLIGPVIDHFNEVSVNMGYQVMLAATLTYFVIGGLLILKVKTPASL; encoded by the coding sequence ATGAAACGGCCTAAAATCATTGGTTTTGGTATTTCTCAATATGTCAAAATAACCGTTTTGGGACTGGGTTTTACCGCTCTATCGCAAAGTATGCACGGAATCATTCTGCCGCTCCGCATCCTTGATTTTGTCGGCGAAACTGAAAAGAATACAGCTCTGGGAGCTATAACCTTCACTGGTTTAATCATCGCCATGCTGGCGCAACCAGTAGCCGGTGCTCTCTCCGACGCTACCACTACGCACTGGGGACGCCGCAAGCCCTATGTTATGGGTGGCGGCATAGCTTTAATATTCCTGTTGCCTGGTATCGGGTTAGCCAATGGACTCCCAGTTCTTTTTGTAATCTATTGCCTGATGCAACTGGCTTCCAATACCGCCCAGGGCCCATATCAGGGCTATCTACCGGAACTGGTTCCGCTGAGCCATCGCGGACGAGCGTCCTCCCTGAAGTCGTTAATGGAGATATTTGGCGGCGCAATCGGCGTGCTGCTCATCGGCCGTCTCATGTCGGATTATTCGGCTACCAACAATGAAGGATTATGGCTTGCCATTTCGGTATTGTTTCTAATAATCGGCTTGGTGCTTGTGTATATCTGGTTTAACCTCAAAGAACCGATAGTGACCTCGGCGTTGCCATGCTTTAAGAACCCGCTGGCAAGTTATCGTTTTAACCTGCATGAAACACCGGGGTTTGGCTGGTTCCTGGCTTCGCGTCTGCTGGTTTTCATGGCGGGTGCTACTATTCAGCAATTCGCTTTGTACTACTTGCGCGATGTTCTTGGTGTGGTTAATCCTGCGGGCGCTACTGCTGCCTTCCTAATTGTGGCTGTGGCTGGTATGGGACTGGCGGTATTTCCTGCTGGATTTCTAGCGGATCGCTATGGCAAGGCCAAACTTTCACTGGCGGCGGCTCTTTTGGGTGCAGTGGGAATATCAGTTATCCTGGTTTGGCCGTCGGTGACTGCGTTGTATTTTGCCGCAGCGGTCAGCGGTTATGCCCTCGGAACTTTTGGGGTCACCAATTGGGCCCTGGCCACTGACCTGGTGATTAAAGGTCAGGAAGCCCGCTATCTGGCAATTGCCAATATGGCTACTGCCGGCGGAGCCGCCCTGGCCCGTCTTATTGGGCCGGTAATAGATCATTTCAACGAAGTATCAGTGAATATGGGCTATCAGGTTATGCTGGCAGCGACGCTGACATATTTTGTTATCGGCGGATTGCTTATTCTGAAGGTTAAGACCCCAGCCAGTTTATAA